GAAATTACGCGTTAAGTCTATCCGGCCCAACGCCTAATTGACATCGCGGTACAAAAAATAAATCCCCGCCTTTTGTTACAAAGGCGAGGTTCATCGCGGTTCCACTTTGTTTTGAACTCAATTATCTATAACGGGATTTCCCGGCGCAGCCTACTTGATTCGGCAGCGCACTCACGAGGGCATTCACATGGACTATAATGAGCTTTCACACCAACCAAGCTCTCTCTTTGATTACAAATCCATCCTACTCTTCTCGATCATCGTTTTATTTATGTCCACACGCTTTTAGACTAAATGCTCAAGCGTGTAGTTCAATCGTTCGATAATAGTCTTTTTACCTAGTATAACCAATAAATCGTTCATGTCAACACCGTGCATCTGACCAGAAATCGCCGCACGTACAGGCATGAACAGCTGCTTGCCTTTGTAGCCGGTACCTTGTTGTACAGCCTTAAAGCATGGTTTTGTATTTTCAAAGGTGACAGCTTCCAGTTTTTCAACTTCTTCGATGAAGGCCTTGACGACAATCGGCACGTGCTCTTCTTTAAGCAGCGCGCTCACTTCGTCGTCTTCAGGTGTCACCGTATTGCCGATGAACTGTTTTGCCATTTCCGGGAAATCAGCCAGGGTCTCCACTCGTTCCTGTAGTGATTTGACAGCCAAGGTCAACCACTGCCTATGGGATTCAACCGCATCCATCGTTACTGTACCCGCTTCGACAAAGAAAGGTACCGCAAGGTCCACAAGCGCATCCAACTCATATTTTCTAATGTATTGGCCGTTCATCCATTTCAGTTTGTCTTTATCAAACACAGCACCCGATTTTGAAAGACGATCAATAGAAAACTTCTCAACGATCTCATCAAGGCTCATGATTTCTTCAGAATCCTCCGGGCTCCAGCCCAAAAGCGCTACAAAGTTGATCAGTGCTTCCTTCAAATAGCCTTTTCTTAAGAAATCTTCAACAGCCGCATCGTCGTGACGCTTGGATAGCTTTTTCTTTTCACTGTTGAGAATCAGCGGCAAGTGAACATATTCAGGTTGTTTCCAACCGAACGCCTCATAGAGGAAGACATGCTTAGGTGTTGACGATACCCATTCCTCGCCTCTGATGATATGTGTGATTTCCATCAGGTGATCATCTACAACCACGGCGAAATGATAGGTCGGGAAGCCATCTTGCTTCAATAAGACCTGATCATCAAGATCGTTCGTATTGAATGTGACTTCACCACGAACATGATCTTTGAAGGTGATGTTTCTATCCTTTGGCAACTTCAGTCTGACGACATAAGACTCGCCGTTAGCGATTCTTTTTTCTGCTTCTTCTCTATCGATATCGCGACAAAGTCCGTCATATTTCGGTGTTTGACCGCTACTTCTTTGCTCTTCCCTAACGCTATCAAGGCGTTCTTTAGAACAGAAGCAATAATATGCATGACCGGACTCGAGCAACTCCTCAATATAGGGTTTGTAAATATCAAGCCTATCCGATTGAATGTAAGGACCGTAGTCGCCTACTTCATAAAGTTTACCTTCTTCATTGAAGAAAGGACCTTCATCATGGACTACGCCTAATTCTGACATAACCGATACCAGATTGTCGATCGCATCGTCAACCAGTCTGTTTTGATCTGTATCTTCTACACGGATGACATATTTTCCACCCATTTTTTTTGCAAGTAAGTAATCATAAAGAGCAGTTCTTAAACTACCGATATGTACATATCCTGTCGGGCTTGGTGCAAAACGCACTCTAACGCTCATACTCTTCCTCCTAAACGACTAAAAAGTAAACAGTACTGTTTACTTCAATCAGTCAACCAGAAGTAGGCCAGTTGCCTACTTCATCAGTTTTTCTAAAATGTCATTTGTTATTATAACCGAAATTCGCCTTGCAAGCAAGTTT
The window above is part of the Fusibacter sp. A1 genome. Proteins encoded here:
- the gltX gene encoding glutamate--tRNA ligase; protein product: MSVRVRFAPSPTGYVHIGSLRTALYDYLLAKKMGGKYVIRVEDTDQNRLVDDAIDNLVSVMSELGVVHDEGPFFNEEGKLYEVGDYGPYIQSDRLDIYKPYIEELLESGHAYYCFCSKERLDSVREEQRSSGQTPKYDGLCRDIDREEAEKRIANGESYVVRLKLPKDRNITFKDHVRGEVTFNTNDLDDQVLLKQDGFPTYHFAVVVDDHLMEITHIIRGEEWVSSTPKHVFLYEAFGWKQPEYVHLPLILNSEKKKLSKRHDDAAVEDFLRKGYLKEALINFVALLGWSPEDSEEIMSLDEIVEKFSIDRLSKSGAVFDKDKLKWMNGQYIRKYELDALVDLAVPFFVEAGTVTMDAVESHRQWLTLAVKSLQERVETLADFPEMAKQFIGNTVTPEDDEVSALLKEEHVPIVVKAFIEEVEKLEAVTFENTKPCFKAVQQGTGYKGKQLFMPVRAAISGQMHGVDMNDLLVILGKKTIIERLNYTLEHLV